A window of the Bacillus andreraoultii genome harbors these coding sequences:
- a CDS encoding Y-family DNA polymerase: MVDYSRLPHQHILCVDIKSFYASCSAVMHGLDPLECYLVVVGDKEREGSVVLAASPRMKKEFGIKTGSRMFEVPNDPRIQIVEPNMSTYLRVSTEITRLFNRYVPKEAIHVYSVDESFIKVDGANLLWGNVFRIAEKIKDDLLREFQLPCAIGIGPNMLMAKLALDLDAKRSGIALWKYEDIPEKLWPISPLSEMWGIGRRLEKNLNNMGIYSVGQLANYNLSKLEKKFGVMGNQLYYHAWGVDLSEIGAPIMDGQISFGKSQILLRDYKKIAEIKHVILEMCEEVARRARSGKYAGRTVSLGIGYSYEELGGGFHRSKTIETPTNITMDIYQICLEIFNKHYDGRTVRQISIALSNIIPDENVQLDLFQPNLWKKRKLGYTVDQIRHRYGSEALLRAVSYAEGGTARRRAKLVGGHKA; the protein is encoded by the coding sequence ATGGTGGATTATAGCCGTTTACCGCATCAACATATTTTATGTGTTGATATTAAAAGTTTTTATGCAAGTTGTTCAGCGGTGATGCACGGACTTGATCCGCTCGAATGTTACTTAGTCGTTGTCGGTGATAAAGAACGGGAAGGAAGTGTTGTTCTAGCTGCCTCTCCTCGGATGAAAAAGGAATTTGGGATAAAAACAGGTTCCAGAATGTTTGAAGTACCTAATGATCCTCGTATCCAAATAGTAGAACCGAACATGTCAACTTACTTACGTGTTTCAACCGAAATTACTCGTCTGTTTAATCGTTATGTTCCAAAAGAAGCGATTCATGTGTACAGTGTTGATGAAAGTTTTATTAAAGTAGACGGGGCCAATCTTCTATGGGGAAATGTTTTTCGCATTGCAGAAAAAATAAAAGATGACTTGCTTCGTGAGTTCCAGCTCCCATGTGCGATCGGAATTGGACCGAATATGCTTATGGCAAAGCTTGCTTTAGATTTAGATGCAAAAAGAAGTGGGATTGCACTTTGGAAATATGAGGATATACCGGAAAAATTATGGCCAATTTCACCGCTAAGTGAAATGTGGGGAATTGGGAGACGATTAGAAAAAAACTTAAATAATATGGGGATTTATTCGGTGGGGCAGCTCGCTAATTATAATTTATCTAAATTAGAGAAAAAGTTTGGTGTTATGGGGAACCAACTGTATTACCATGCATGGGGAGTTGATTTATCGGAAATTGGAGCGCCAATAATGGATGGACAAATTAGTTTTGGTAAAAGTCAAATTTTACTCCGAGACTATAAAAAAATAGCTGAAATTAAACATGTCATCTTAGAGATGTGTGAAGAAGTAGCAAGGCGGGCTCGTTCAGGAAAATATGCTGGGCGAACGGTTAGTTTAGGGATAGGCTATAGCTATGAAGAATTAGGAGGCGGGTTTCATCGATCAAAAACGATAGAGACGCCGACAAATATTACAATGGATATTTACCAAATCTGCTTAGAAATTTTTAATAAACATTATGATGGACGAACAGTTCGGCAAATTTCTATTGCTCTTTCCAATATTATTCCGGATGAGAATGTCCAACTTGATTTATTCCAACCAAATTTATGGAAGAAAAGGAAACTAGGGTATACAGTTGATCAAATTCGTCACCGTTATGGTTCCGAGGCGTTGCTAAGAGCTGTCTCTTATGCAGAAGGGGGAACTGCGAGAAGACGGGCGAAACTTGTTGGTGGCCACAAGGCATAG
- a CDS encoding YolD-like family protein — protein sequence MIRDRGRIKWTAMMLPEHVQLLREWANEDSWEKSTELDEQQLEVFNEIIFSAKEMRKKVAVQYYTGHHYKTLIGHIRSLDTMENTIQVVSEEGTLYSISLAKISDIEHAE from the coding sequence ATGATTCGGGACCGTGGACGAATAAAATGGACGGCAATGATGCTACCAGAGCATGTCCAATTGCTTCGTGAGTGGGCAAATGAAGACTCATGGGAGAAGTCAACAGAATTAGATGAACAGCAATTAGAAGTGTTCAATGAAATCATATTTAGTGCAAAAGAAATGAGAAAAAAGGTAGCCGTCCAATACTATACAGGGCATCATTATAAGACACTGATTGGTCATATTCGTTCTCTGGACACAATGGAGAATACGATTCAAGTAGTTAGTGAGGAGGGTACGCTTTATTCTATCTCGCTTGCAAAAATTTCTGATATAGAACATGCTGAATAG
- a CDS encoding alpha/beta hydrolase, whose product MKTKHIFTLATLLTASAAASFGTYFSKRVLHIKKKNEQEIIERDTKLNHIIPVQFATLPKKEVWIPSPNGYKINAMVIRPHQTKRFIIFSHGVTESKMSSMKYANLFLERGFNVIIYDQRRHGKTNGNTTSYGFFEKYDLQAVVDWLFDQEGENLLLGIHGESMGAATTLLYAGELNGRANFYIVDCPFSDFHELLLYQLKCEGKYLPARTLLSIGSLFLRVRGKFSIKHVSPITVVDRIKQPVLFIHSEKDDYILPYMTKDLFEQKKGAKMLLLAKNGGHAQSLNENRREYEEAIDSFLSTYLDV is encoded by the coding sequence ATGAAAACAAAACATATATTCACTCTAGCTACTTTACTTACTGCTAGTGCTGCCGCCTCATTTGGCACCTATTTTTCTAAGCGTGTTCTACATATTAAGAAAAAAAATGAACAAGAGATCATTGAACGTGATACAAAACTAAATCATATTATCCCTGTTCAATTTGCCACTTTACCGAAGAAAGAAGTTTGGATTCCTTCTCCAAATGGATACAAAATTAATGCAATGGTTATCCGACCACATCAAACTAAACGATTTATTATTTTTTCACATGGGGTGACAGAAAGTAAAATGAGTTCTATGAAATATGCAAATCTTTTTTTGGAGCGGGGATTTAATGTAATTATTTATGATCAGCGGCGCCATGGGAAAACGAATGGAAACACAACAAGTTATGGTTTTTTTGAGAAGTATGATTTACAAGCCGTTGTCGATTGGCTATTTGATCAAGAGGGAGAAAATTTACTTTTGGGCATTCACGGAGAATCGATGGGGGCTGCAACAACACTACTCTATGCCGGTGAGCTGAACGGTAGAGCCAATTTTTATATTGTAGATTGCCCTTTTTCTGATTTCCATGAACTTCTTCTTTATCAATTAAAATGTGAAGGAAAATATTTACCCGCACGAACACTCTTATCCATTGGCAGTTTATTTTTGAGAGTCCGTGGAAAGTTTTCAATAAAACATGTTTCACCGATTACTGTCGTTGATCGAATTAAACAACCTGTCCTATTCATTCATAGCGAAAAAGATGACTATATATTACCATATATGACAAAAGATTTGTTTGAACAGAAAAAAGGTGCGAAAATGCTCTTATTGGCGAAAAACGGTGGCCATGCGCAATCGCTTAATGAAAATCGGAGGGAGTACGAAGAAGCAATTGACTCATTTTTATCTACGTATTTAGATGTATAG
- a CDS encoding DUF3886 domain-containing protein translates to MKKNKKDDVKAPTLKDALGDELIKKLKETKKELEEKELKQKEEAEAKKREERRKREKNKSFEELLQESDLDWRKYK, encoded by the coding sequence ATGAAGAAAAATAAAAAAGATGATGTGAAGGCACCAACTTTGAAAGATGCACTCGGTGATGAATTAATAAAAAAATTAAAGGAAACAAAAAAAGAACTAGAAGAAAAGGAACTCAAGCAAAAAGAAGAAGCGGAAGCAAAGAAACGTGAAGAGAGAAGAAAGCGGGAGAAAAATAAATCGTTTGAAGAGTTACTACAGGAAAGTGATTTAGACTGGAGAAAATATAAATAA
- a CDS encoding aldo/keto reductase, whose amino-acid sequence MKKRKLGKSPLYVSEIGLGCMSLGTYPQKAEKIIHAALDAGINYFDTADLYDYGENEKIVGQALKSVRDEVIIATKVGNRWNNDKNGWFWDASKSYIKEAVKQSLNRLGTDYIDLYQLHGGTIEDPIDEVIEAFEELQLEGVIGYYGISSIRPTVIKEYAERSQITSVMMQYSILDRRPEEEVFPLVHSHGMNIVARGPLAKGLLSNALLNKASDSVKETGYLHYSYEELLKLLPQLKEKIATNREMTAASLQFVLAQPVVASCVVGASSVEQLKENVAALNQPQLSEEELNFIKSITSSAGYSQHRLQ is encoded by the coding sequence ATGAAAAAACGTAAATTAGGGAAGTCGCCATTATATGTTTCTGAAATTGGATTAGGCTGCATGTCACTTGGAACCTATCCGCAAAAGGCAGAAAAAATTATTCACGCAGCCCTTGATGCTGGAATTAATTATTTCGATACGGCCGATTTATATGATTATGGCGAGAATGAAAAGATTGTTGGACAGGCACTCAAATCTGTCCGAGATGAGGTAATTATTGCAACAAAGGTCGGGAACCGGTGGAATAATGATAAAAACGGATGGTTTTGGGATGCATCAAAATCATATATAAAAGAAGCAGTTAAACAAAGCTTAAACCGTTTAGGGACTGATTATATTGATCTCTACCAATTACATGGCGGAACAATAGAAGATCCAATTGATGAGGTAATTGAGGCTTTTGAAGAATTGCAACTAGAAGGAGTTATTGGCTATTACGGAATTTCATCCATCCGACCGACCGTCATTAAAGAATACGCAGAACGTTCCCAAATCACTTCTGTTATGATGCAATATAGTATACTTGATCGCCGTCCAGAAGAAGAAGTATTTCCGTTAGTACATTCACACGGAATGAACATTGTTGCTCGTGGACCATTAGCAAAAGGGCTATTAAGTAACGCTCTTTTAAATAAAGCTTCTGATTCAGTAAAGGAAACAGGATATTTACACTATAGCTATGAAGAACTATTGAAACTACTCCCACAATTAAAAGAAAAAATTGCAACAAATCGAGAAATGACCGCAGCTAGTTTACAGTTTGTATTAGCACAACCCGTTGTCGCATCTTGTGTCGTTGGTGCGAGCTCAGTGGAACAATTAAAAGAAAACGTTGCGGCACTTAACCAACCTCAACTTAGTGAAGAAGAACTCAATTTTATTAAATCGATAACAAGTTCAGCTGGTTATTCGCAGCATCGATTACAATAA
- the mciZ gene encoding Z-ring formation inhibitor MciZ: MKRVSLSGKMWEVRHWLKVYGSKYEYVSEWIDSLESNSNGNKAKNKGAVIYSFPKNIAKNN; encoded by the coding sequence ATGAAACGAGTATCTTTATCCGGAAAAATGTGGGAAGTTAGACATTGGTTAAAGGTTTATGGTAGCAAATATGAATATGTTTCCGAATGGATTGACAGTTTGGAAAGTAATTCGAATGGAAATAAAGCGAAAAATAAAGGAGCAGTAATCTACTCATTTCCAAAAAATATAGCGAAAAATAATTAA
- a CDS encoding NUDIX hydrolase — protein MDTYEEITVKRDTLFKGRIVSLHVDEVKLPNGKMSTREIVEHPGAVAIIAITDQDKMIMVEQYRKPLERSLVEIPAGKLEKGENPLTCAKRELGEETGYTCESMELLTSFYTSPGFSDELLHVYLAKGLKKESELHLDEDEFVDLLEVSYEEAQQFMKEQKILDAKTIYAVQYWQLARTMESKV, from the coding sequence ATGGATACATATGAAGAAATAACAGTGAAAAGGGATACTTTATTTAAAGGAAGAATTGTTTCGCTTCATGTAGATGAAGTAAAATTACCAAATGGAAAAATGAGCACAAGGGAAATTGTTGAACATCCTGGAGCCGTTGCGATTATCGCGATTACAGATCAAGATAAGATGATTATGGTCGAACAATATCGCAAACCATTAGAACGCTCACTAGTTGAGATACCGGCTGGGAAATTAGAAAAAGGAGAAAATCCTTTAACTTGTGCGAAAAGGGAATTAGGAGAAGAAACGGGCTATACATGTGAATCAATGGAACTGCTCACCTCTTTTTATACATCACCAGGATTCAGTGATGAATTACTTCATGTATATCTTGCTAAAGGTTTGAAAAAGGAAAGTGAACTTCACTTAGATGAAGATGAATTTGTTGATTTACTTGAAGTTTCTTATGAAGAAGCACAACAATTCATGAAAGAACAAAAAATACTCGATGCAAAAACAATTTACGCCGTTCAATATTGGCAACTAGCAAGAACAATGGAGAGTAAGGTATGA
- a CDS encoding TIGR00375 family protein: MKRYFADMHIHVGRTKSGRAVKITGSKNLTLTNILHMAKNQKGIDMVGVIDCHSPEVIEEIGELITTGDLEPLNDGGLLFQEKTTLILGSELEVYDLSCKGPIHLLCFLPSLEKMKEFSKWLSTQLKNIHLSSQRIYTPGRELQKKVKELDGLFIPAHVFTPFKSLFGRGVERDLREVLDPDLIDAIELGLSSDTEMADHLNQLHRYTYVTNSDAHSLPKIAREYQALMLEQPSFTEFAKALKNEDDRKIIANYGLDPLLGKYHETTCAKCFTPIQKGVKQCPNCGSTNITKGVKDRINELSDASEFPNRPPYVHQVPLEFLPGIGPKTLQKLLKSFGTEMAIIHDTSFNELINIVPEKTAKLIVKARVGELTLNAGGGGRYGKVNERDDES, from the coding sequence ATGAAGCGCTATTTTGCAGATATGCATATTCATGTTGGTCGGACAAAGTCAGGTCGTGCTGTAAAGATTACGGGTTCGAAAAATTTAACGTTAACAAATATTTTACATATGGCGAAAAATCAAAAAGGGATTGATATGGTAGGAGTAATCGACTGTCATTCCCCGGAAGTAATAGAGGAAATTGGCGAATTAATTACTACAGGAGATTTGGAACCGCTAAATGATGGTGGCTTACTATTTCAAGAAAAAACAACATTAATTCTTGGAAGTGAATTAGAAGTTTATGATTTATCTTGTAAAGGTCCGATTCATCTTCTCTGTTTCTTACCGAGTTTGGAAAAAATGAAAGAATTCTCAAAATGGTTGTCCACTCAACTTAAAAATATTCATTTAAGCTCTCAACGTATTTATACACCTGGTCGTGAGCTTCAAAAAAAAGTAAAGGAGCTTGACGGTTTATTTATTCCAGCTCATGTATTCACTCCATTTAAAAGTTTATTTGGTCGAGGAGTAGAGCGAGATTTACGAGAAGTATTAGATCCAGATTTAATCGATGCTATTGAACTTGGACTAAGTAGTGATACAGAGATGGCGGATCACTTAAATCAACTTCATCGATATACATATGTGACAAATTCCGACGCCCACTCACTTCCAAAAATAGCACGAGAATATCAAGCACTTATGTTGGAACAACCGAGTTTTACTGAATTTGCGAAAGCACTTAAAAATGAAGATGATAGAAAAATTATCGCGAATTATGGTTTGGATCCACTGCTCGGTAAATATCATGAAACGACGTGTGCGAAATGTTTTACCCCAATTCAAAAAGGAGTTAAGCAATGTCCTAATTGCGGCTCAACGAACATTACAAAAGGAGTTAAAGATCGGATTAATGAGTTGTCAGATGCGTCCGAATTTCCAAATCGACCACCATATGTGCATCAAGTACCACTCGAATTTTTACCTGGAATCGGACCGAAAACTTTACAAAAACTACTAAAAAGTTTCGGGACAGAGATGGCAATTATTCATGATACAAGTTTTAACGAATTAATAAATATCGTTCCGGAAAAGACGGCTAAATTAATTGTAAAAGCTAGAGTTGGCGAGCTTACATTAAATGCCGGTGGTGGCGGTCGATATGGGAAAGTGAATGAGCGGGATGATGAAAGCTAA
- the spoIIM gene encoding stage II sporulation protein M, whose amino-acid sequence MKNRMRPNFLVNHIEQNSSFYIFHTVLLVMGVIFGAIVVNSLSVTQKDDLFYFINEFFTQFKQSEIAAPKEIFLHSLSYNSKYVGLMWVLGITMIGLPIILVLLFLKGMVIGFTIGFFVQQMGWKGFFLSFVSVLPQNIVIIPVFITVAVISVIFSLKMIRKLFVKTIYQPPFAPMLIKYCMFFGLAFLLLCLAAFIEGYFTPYLMKGLLSL is encoded by the coding sequence ATGAAGAATCGGATGCGGCCAAATTTTTTAGTAAACCATATCGAACAAAATTCCTCATTTTATATTTTTCACACGGTTCTATTAGTAATGGGTGTTATTTTTGGTGCAATTGTTGTGAATAGTTTAAGCGTAACTCAAAAGGACGATTTATTTTATTTCATTAATGAGTTTTTCACACAATTTAAGCAAAGTGAGATTGCAGCACCAAAGGAAATCTTTTTACATTCATTAAGCTATAATAGCAAATACGTTGGTTTAATGTGGGTACTTGGCATTACAATGATTGGATTACCAATTATTCTTGTTCTTCTCTTTCTTAAAGGGATGGTCATTGGTTTTACAATCGGTTTTTTTGTTCAACAAATGGGGTGGAAAGGATTCTTTTTATCATTTGTATCTGTTCTTCCACAAAATATTGTGATTATCCCTGTTTTCATTACAGTTGCAGTTATATCTGTTATTTTTTCATTGAAAATGATTAGAAAGCTATTTGTAAAAACGATTTATCAACCACCATTTGCCCCCATGTTAATTAAATATTGTATGTTTTTTGGCTTAGCTTTTTTACTATTGTGTTTAGCTGCATTTATTGAAGGCTACTTTACACCGTACTTAATGAAAGGGCTACTTAGCTTATAG
- the fur gene encoding ferric iron uptake transcriptional regulator: protein MENRLDKIKKQLHSSSYKLTPQREATVRVLLENEEDHLSAEDVYLLVKEKSPEIGLATVYRTLELLTELKIVDKINFGDGVSRYDLRKEGATHFHHHLVCIECGSVEEIQEDLLDDVEVIVEDKWHFLVKDHRLTFHGICRDCQSKGKK, encoded by the coding sequence ATGGAAAATCGCCTTGATAAAATAAAAAAACAATTGCACTCATCAAGCTATAAATTAACACCGCAAAGAGAGGCCACTGTCCGGGTATTGCTAGAAAATGAAGAGGATCATTTAAGTGCGGAAGACGTATACCTCCTCGTTAAAGAAAAATCTCCTGAGATCGGTCTTGCAACGGTATATCGCACATTAGAATTATTAACAGAGTTAAAAATTGTAGATAAAATTAATTTTGGTGATGGAGTTTCTCGTTATGATTTACGAAAAGAAGGTGCTACCCACTTTCATCATCATCTAGTTTGTATTGAATGTGGTTCCGTAGAAGAAATTCAAGAAGATTTGCTTGATGACGTAGAAGTAATCGTAGAAGACAAGTGGCACTTCCTTGTAAAGGATCATCGTCTAACATTTCATGGGATATGCCGAGACTGTCAAAGTAAAGGAAAAAAGTAA
- a CDS encoding YqzK family protein, which produces MKFIKLVIQTLKVFILFTGCTILFYYAIMWVSEEYRNQHRYEEPEGKAVKVVSDGMASENNWYDRLIMFYLNGE; this is translated from the coding sequence ATGAAGTTTATTAAATTAGTTATTCAAACGTTAAAAGTATTCATTCTTTTCACAGGATGTACGATTTTATTTTATTATGCTATTATGTGGGTAAGTGAAGAATATAGAAATCAACATCGCTATGAGGAGCCGGAAGGAAAAGCGGTAAAGGTTGTCTCAGACGGTATGGCAAGCGAAAATAACTGGTACGATCGACTAATTATGTTTTATTTAAATGGGGAGTAA
- the xerD gene encoding site-specific tyrosine recombinase XerD has translation MNDCLKDFLHYLIVEKGLANNTIQSYRRDLTAYLDYLQKLKIQNLNDISRGHIMQFLSSLKADGKSSRTIARHIASIRSFHHFLILDKITDQDPTVHIETPQTELKLPKVLNTEEVEALLNTPDLTTALGIRDKAMLELMYATGMRVSELINLNINDVHLSLGFVRCIGKGSKERIIPIGKMATDALTLYFENSRAKIVNNKKKSDALFLNHHGQRLSRQGFWKILKQLAIKAGIQKELTPHTLRHSFATHLLENGADLRSVQEMLGHADISTTQIYTHVTKTRLKDVYNKFHPRA, from the coding sequence GTGAATGATTGTTTAAAAGATTTTCTACATTATTTAATAGTTGAAAAAGGATTAGCAAATAACACAATTCAGTCTTATCGACGTGATTTAACTGCCTACCTTGATTATTTGCAAAAATTAAAAATCCAAAATTTAAATGATATTTCCCGTGGACATATTATGCAATTTTTAAGTAGCTTAAAAGCGGACGGAAAATCATCACGTACGATTGCAAGACATATTGCGTCAATTCGTTCTTTTCATCACTTCTTAATATTGGATAAAATTACAGACCAAGATCCGACTGTACATATTGAAACACCACAAACGGAACTTAAATTACCAAAAGTCCTTAATACGGAAGAAGTGGAGGCACTCCTTAATACACCAGATTTAACAACAGCGCTTGGAATACGAGATAAAGCAATGTTAGAACTTATGTATGCAACAGGAATGCGGGTAAGTGAATTAATCAATTTAAACATAAATGATGTTCATTTATCTCTAGGTTTTGTTCGTTGCATCGGAAAAGGAAGTAAAGAACGAATTATTCCAATTGGAAAAATGGCGACAGATGCTTTAACCTTATATTTTGAGAATTCACGTGCTAAAATAGTTAATAATAAAAAGAAATCAGATGCGTTGTTTTTAAATCACCATGGACAGAGGTTATCAAGGCAAGGTTTTTGGAAGATTTTAAAACAGTTAGCGATAAAAGCTGGTATACAAAAGGAATTAACACCACATACACTTCGCCACTCTTTTGCAACACATTTATTAGAAAATGGCGCTGATTTGCGATCTGTTCAAGAAATGTTAGGACATGCCGATATATCAACGACTCAAATATATACTCACGTAACAAAAACTAGATTAAAGGATGTTTATAATAAATTTCATCCACGTGCGTAA
- the deoB gene encoding phosphopentomutase: MEKNRYKRVFLVVLDSVGIGEAPDAEQFGDKGSDTLGHIAREMNGLHMPNMAKLGLSNIKEIQGVPKQEQPMGYYTKMQEASRGKDTMTGHWEIMGLNIQTPFKVFPDGFPKELLDEIEKRTGRKVIGNKPASGTAIIEELGEEHMKTGALIVYTSADPVLQIAAHEEIVPLDELYKICEICRELTLSEKYKVGRVIARPFIGTPGNFTRTANRHDYALKPFGRTVMNELKDSGFDVIALGKISDIYAGEGVTKAIRTKSNMDGMDKLLDSIEMDFTGISFLNLVDFDALYGHRRDPIGYGKALEEYDARLSEVLEKLTDDDLLIITADHGNDPVHPGTDHTREYVPLLVYSPRMKGGDGLPIRETFADIGATIAENFAVKAPEFGKSFLNDIK, encoded by the coding sequence ATGGAAAAAAATCGATATAAACGTGTATTCCTAGTTGTATTGGATTCAGTTGGGATTGGTGAAGCGCCAGATGCTGAACAATTTGGTGACAAAGGGTCAGACACTCTTGGGCATATTGCACGTGAAATGAACGGTTTACATATGCCTAATATGGCAAAGTTGGGGCTAAGCAATATAAAAGAAATTCAAGGTGTTCCGAAACAAGAACAACCAATGGGTTATTATACAAAAATGCAAGAAGCTTCACGTGGAAAGGATACGATGACTGGTCATTGGGAAATAATGGGATTGAATATCCAAACACCATTTAAAGTTTTTCCAGATGGCTTTCCAAAGGAATTGCTTGATGAAATTGAAAAGAGAACAGGGAGAAAAGTAATCGGTAACAAACCGGCGAGTGGAACAGCGATTATTGAAGAATTAGGAGAAGAACATATGAAAACGGGTGCTCTTATTGTCTATACTTCAGCAGATCCTGTTCTTCAAATTGCAGCGCATGAAGAAATCGTTCCTCTTGATGAGTTGTATAAAATTTGTGAAATTTGCCGTGAATTAACTTTATCTGAAAAGTATAAAGTCGGTCGAGTCATTGCACGTCCGTTTATTGGTACACCAGGTAACTTTACCCGTACAGCTAATCGGCATGACTATGCGTTAAAACCATTTGGCCGAACAGTCATGAATGAATTGAAAGATAGTGGTTTTGATGTCATTGCACTTGGAAAAATTTCAGATATTTATGCAGGTGAAGGGGTAACAAAAGCAATTCGTACAAAATCAAATATGGACGGAATGGATAAACTTCTCGATTCGATTGAAATGGACTTTACTGGAATAAGTTTTTTGAATTTAGTAGACTTTGATGCCCTATACGGACATAGAAGAGATCCAATAGGCTATGGTAAAGCATTGGAAGAGTACGATGCACGTCTTTCCGAAGTACTTGAAAAATTAACAGATGATGATCTTCTAATTATTACAGCAGACCATGGTAACGATCCTGTGCACCCAGGAACTGATCATACCCGGGAATATGTACCATTATTAGTATACTCCCCACGTATGAAAGGTGGAGATGGTTTACCAATTCGGGAAACATTCGCTGATATCGGGGCAACAATAGCAGAAAACTTTGCTGTAAAAGCACCTGAATTTGGAAAAAGCTTTTTAAATGATATAAAATAA
- a CDS encoding pyrimidine-nucleoside phosphorylase encodes MRMIDIIEKKRDGHELTTEEIQFFVNGYTDGSIPDYQASALLMAIFFQGMNHVEQKNLTMAMVNSGDQVDLSKINGIKVDKHSTGGVGDTTTMVLGPLVASVGVPVAKMSGRGLGHTGGTIDKLESFPGFHVELTNEEFIKLVNEQKIAVVGQSGNLTPADKKLYALRDVTGTVNSIPLIASSIMSKKIAAGADCIVLDVKIGSGAFMKNVSDAKELAETMVEIGNSVGRKTMAVISDMDQPLGFAIGNALEIKEAIETLKGNGPKDLTELCLTLGSQMVYLAKKASSLEEARQILNESISSGKALEKMKIFIASQGGDATCVDHPERLAQAKYIIDLPAKESGWIKELTADKIGVAAMLLGAGRETKESEIDLAVGIVLRKKVGDKVEKDEPILTIYSNKENIDAVRELLYENIRISQEEVSPPPLIHEIIK; translated from the coding sequence GTGAGAATGATTGATATTATTGAAAAAAAACGGGATGGCCATGAATTAACAACAGAAGAAATTCAGTTTTTTGTGAATGGTTATACAGATGGATCAATTCCAGACTATCAAGCCAGTGCTCTACTAATGGCAATATTTTTTCAAGGAATGAATCATGTAGAACAAAAAAACTTAACAATGGCAATGGTAAACTCTGGGGATCAAGTTGACTTATCCAAAATAAATGGAATTAAAGTTGATAAACATTCAACAGGTGGAGTCGGTGACACAACGACGATGGTTTTAGGTCCGCTTGTCGCCTCTGTTGGTGTCCCAGTGGCGAAAATGAGTGGTCGAGGGTTAGGACATACGGGTGGAACCATCGATAAGTTGGAATCATTTCCTGGATTTCATGTGGAGCTAACGAATGAGGAGTTTATTAAACTTGTTAACGAGCAAAAAATAGCTGTAGTAGGTCAAAGTGGAAATTTAACACCCGCAGACAAAAAATTATATGCGCTCCGAGATGTTACAGGAACGGTAAATAGTATCCCGTTGATTGCGAGTTCAATTATGAGTAAAAAAATAGCAGCTGGTGCAGATTGCATTGTTTTAGATGTGAAAATCGGTTCGGGTGCGTTTATGAAAAATGTAAGTGACGCAAAAGAACTAGCTGAAACGATGGTAGAAATCGGAAATAGTGTTGGTAGAAAGACAATGGCTGTCATTTCCGATATGGATCAGCCACTAGGATTTGCAATAGGTAATGCACTAGAAATTAAAGAAGCGATTGAAACACTTAAAGGCAATGGACCGAAAGACTTAACAGAGCTTTGTTTAACGTTAGGAAGCCAAATGGTTTATTTAGCAAAAAAAGCAAGCTCACTTGAAGAAGCTCGGCAAATTTTAAATGAATCAATTTCATCAGGGAAAGCATTGGAAAAAATGAAAATATTTATTGCTAGTCAAGGTGGCGATGCAACTTGTGTTGACCATCCGGAAAGACTCGCTCAAGCAAAATATATAATTGATTTACCTGCGAAAGAATCAGGTTGGATTAAGGAGTTAACTGCTGATAAAATAGGTGTTGCGGCCATGCTTTTAGGTGCTGGACGAGAAACAAAAGAATCAGAAATCGATTTAGCAGTTGGAATTGTTTTAAGGAAGAAAGTCGGTGACAAAGTGGAAAAAGATGAACCGATTTTAACAATCTACTCGAACAAGGAAAACATTGACGCTGTTCGAGAACTTTTATACGAAAACATTCGTATTTCTCAAGAGGAAGTGTCACCACCTCCATTAATCCACGAGATAATTAAATAA